Sequence from the Bos indicus x Bos taurus breed Angus x Brahman F1 hybrid chromosome 16, Bos_hybrid_MaternalHap_v2.0, whole genome shotgun sequence genome:
AGATCCAGACAtcatcctgccatttccttcaggagcCTCCTGGAATAGACTCCTGAGGCTCCCAGCCTGGTGTCCAGCTGTTCCCCATTGGCCTCATCACAGAATAGCACCAGGTTTCTGGAAAATATCAAGTGCAGCCTTTCCATGGGAGAAAGAGTGAGGGTCTCAAAGCCACCATCACAAGTAAATCCCCCTTGTGTAAAGGAAATCTGGAAATATAATAGTGGGATTATTTGCTACTCCTTGCTATagaaggacctccctggtggctcagatggtaaagcgtctgcctacaatgtgggagacccaaatttgatccctgggtcaggaagatcccctggagaaggaaatggcaacctactccagtactcttgcctggaaaatcccatggatggaggaacctggtgggctacagtccatggggtcacaaagagtcggacacaacagagtgacttcacAAGCAAGCAAGCTACAGAAAGCACATGGCATGGGAGGGGCTCTGGCCAACCTTGATTCCgggtctcttctctcctctctactATAGAGTCTCAGGTCCAGTGCCCTGGAAGCCACCCACTGGATGGGATCCAGAGCCAGGCCACCATCCTCTATAGCATCAGAAGAATGTTGTACAGTCTACAGCCTCACAAATGCCTCCCACAAGGCAGACGTTGTTACTTCTGTTTAATAAATGAGGTGCCGCTTGCTCAGAGACATTagataacttgcccaagttcatacagGTAGAAAAGAGGTGAGACTGGGACTCAAAACCAGGTTTGGGTTACAAGGCCAGTATCCCTTCTACCTCCCAGATGTCGTGATGAGCAAAGATTTACTTACTATCTACTGTGGCACTAGGGTCAGAAACTGTGGTCTGAGGTGAGGGAGGCTAATGTAAACAGAGGAAGGAGCAACTTCAAAAGCTCAGGCTGGCGTGTGAGGTTCATAAGCCCAGCTCCATCAGGACAGATGGGCTGGGAAGAAGCAGATGGATGTCAAGGGCTGACATGAGCAATAGCTGCAGTGAAGAGAGATAGTGGGTTCCCACATCTGCCCAGAGCCTTGATCCCATTAGGGCCTGCATCCCAGTTTCCAGTTCTCTAGTGTTGAAAGGCTGGGATGCTTTGCTCACTCATGACACTCAGCTTAGTTCTTTTCTCTTAAGGAGAGCTAAGGAGACTTCTTAGAGCTAAGTGGCCTCTTAAAGAAGTGTATCCCCAAAGCCACAGTCACCCCTCAAACCTTCCCTAGGAGTGGAGGGCAGAGAGTGACTCTGTTCCCTAGTGCTGCTCTCAGGCGCTCTTAATTAGATTAGCAATCAATCCCCACAGTAGTATAGTTTCATGGGTTTACAAACTGCCTACATACCCACAGTCCTATTTGACCCTCATAACAAAGagagcttccttggtagctcagctggtaaagaatctgcctgcaatgcaggagactccagttcgatccctgtgtcaggaagttcccctggagagggataggctacccactccagtattcttgagcttctctggtggctcagatggtaaagaatatgcctgcaatgcaggagacctgggttcaactcctgggttgagaagatcccctggaggagggcatggcaacccactccagtattctggcctggagaatcccatggacagaggactgcgggctacagtccatggggtcacaaagagtcagacaggactgagtaattAAGCACACAGTGAAGAGAGCAAGGTCACTGGTGGCATCGTGGTGGTAGAACCAGGGCCTGACTTCAGCTGATGCTTTTCCCACCATCAAGACCATCACTTAGATTAGAACCAGAATCGTGGAGAGGAGGTTATTCCAAGGTATAAATGCCACTGGAGATAATGAGGAGCAGGACAAAGTCCCAACTTCCACCGGCCAGGCTCTCTTGGCATTAGCATCATGTAACTGCTGgcaattgacgcttttgaactgtggtgttggagaagactcttgagagtcccttggactgtaaggagatccaaccagtccatcctaaaggaaatcagtcctgaatattcattggaaggactgatgctgaagctgaaactccaatactttggccacctgatgcgaagaactgattcattggaaaagaccctgatgctgggaaagattgagggcaggaggagaaggggatgacagaggataagacagttggatggcatcaccaacttgatggacatgagtttgagcaagctccaggaattggtgatggacaaggaggcctggcgtgctgcagtccatgggccacaaaaagccgcacacaactgagcgactgagctgaaccgCTGGCAAAGGTGAATGGTACGGCCGCGGCAGGACCCAAAGCCACCAAAACCGAGTCAAACAGCGTAAATGTCACTATCACGAAGATCCAACAATCCTTCTAGAGCTTATGGGTAGGAAGTCCTCAGTGTTTCTCCAGTCTTGCGAGTCATGAAAAGTTTGAGCTGGGAAAGACCTTGAAGAGCATCTCTATTCTGCAGGCAAGgagctgaggtccagagagggagATAAGTTCCCAAGGTCGTACAGATACCACCAGGCAGAGCTGGCATCCCCATCCGGGCTCCTGACTTGATCGTGGCAAGCATGTGATTTGTGTGGAAGCTCTGAAGAGCCTCAAACAAATCCAGAGCCACGACTAAGTCATGCTTTCTCAAAGGATGTCCCCTCCATGCAGCCCAAGAGGCAGGAGCCACGTGGACCCCGTGAAGGGAGGGGGATGTGCAACCAATCCCTGCTGCTCCCAAGACTTCCTCCCACTCAGAATTTGGTGACCATTTTCATCTCCATCTCTCCTCACTCATTCTTCCCACATTCAACCCAGTGGGCCATTCCACTGAAAATATGCAGTACTTTGCCTTGTCACCCATCCTAACTATAAATGAGGGTATTTGGGAGCAGATAAGCAGCATTTGCAGAGTTTTTACCAGTTACCAAGCGCTGTGCTACCCCTCATCTCCCTTCGGTAGACAGGTGAGTATAGCAGGCGAAGCCCCCACACctgttcacttctcttcattaAGCACGCCTCTCTCAAagccccctcccacacacacccaTCTCAGGATTCAAATACAGTCCTCCTTGCAGTTATTCACTCCTTCCCTCTCCTGGCTGAACTGGGATGCACTCATCAGATTAGGGTGGGACAAACAAGATAAGATACCAGCCTTTGAATCCCTGCTGCCTGTGGACCCTCAGGCAGGAGAGCCCAGATCTGCAGCACCACATCTATCACACACTTGGTCCCCAGACATGCTGTGAACACAGCAGGATCAAGGAAGCAGACAGTCTTAGTCTCCCTGTTTCCCAGCACGTGAAGTTGGGTGGGCAGCTATGACACCAAAGACAGGAGCGGCCTTTCTGGCCTCCTCACCCTGCCTCAAGCTGAGTCAAAGGGCATAAATGTCATTGTCATGAAAATCCAACAATTCTTCTAGGGCCTATTGGTTAGGGTGTCCTTAGAGAACGCTTCTCCAATCTTGCAAAGTCGTGAAAGGTTCTAACTGTAGAAGACCATGGAGAGTATCAGGCTGGGCAGTGCTGAGATGGGCAGAGATCCTCCACCAGACTCTGGGGAGTGCTCCTTAAAAGATGCTGGTTTCAGTGGCAGCATCACCCTCCACCTGCTCTGCGCCCCGCAGGGAGTCTTTGGGCCCTGGCCTCCTGCTGAGTCCGGGGCTGAGGCCGCGGGCAGGCGGGCCACTGGAGCGGGTCAGCAGGGTGGCATGGCGGCTGGACAGACTGCCGTTGGAGAGCCGCCTGCGCATCCTGGGCCCAGGGCCTCCGCAGCAGGCCAGACGGCGCAGGGCATGCAACCACAGGTGGCTGTTGAAGCCCATGTAGATCCAGGGGTTGCAGCAGCTGCTGAGGTTGCCCAAAAGCATGGAGATGGTGAAAGCCACATTGGTCGAATCTGCCAAGGGAGAAGCACAAGGatttcagagctggaagggacctgGGAGAGAGTCCGCTCCCTACAGAACAGAGGAGGAAGTTGAATCCCAAGGAGGACCACGTGGGGTTCTATAATCAGAAAGGATCACAGCTGGGACTCAAACCTGGGACTCCTGACTCCAGGGTTTTCCctcactgatttatttattgattgattttgtgCCACAGGGTGATGACAGGAGCCGAGGCTTGCTCTAAGCTGActttagagacacagacatagtcAGCGACAGGAGCAGCCCAAATTGGATCACTATCTTTGTTCTGAAATCCGGAATCGTGTATCCCCTGAGGCAATTTCTATAAAACCTGCAGGAAAAATAACCATGATTCCAGCCAAGTTTGGGCACACTACATTCCCACTTAGGTCATAGATACGGGGACACACTGCCCTCTGAGTTCTGTGCTCCTTGAGCCCTTTGGGTCTGTCCCAGTCATTCTGTCATTCAGTTATTGCCCGTGTGAGTATTGACCGTGCTGGGGACCTGGTAGCCTATCAGTGGAGCCTGACAGCCTAGAGGTCCCATGAAGCCATCTCCAACTGTGCAGCTTCTAGGTACAGGGCATCCAGGCATCTCGTTCCTGGCCAGTGCTGTTCTCTCTTGTCAGAAATTACATCCAGAGAAtgtcccttctgcagggaaaacTACTTTCTCTCCTGGACAGTCAAAATGCGAGCCTTCAAAGACTCTGATAAAATTCCTTACAGATGTAATACTCTTTCGGAAAACTAAATGAAACTTCTCATGCCAAGAGGAAAGCTGCTGAGATGGGCCCCAGCCTCCTGCCAGATGCACCATGGCTAAGCTACGGCACGGGCTGCACACTGAGTTGCCCAGCTCTTTGGTGGAGGCTGTAGAATCACTGAGTGCCATGGCAGAGCTGGAAGGAATTAAGGGTTATGGCCCAGACCTGATCCTAGGTCTTCCCTCTTTAAAGCAGCAATTCTGCACCCTGCCACCATTTCAACCAATGAACTCAAAGGCAGAGCTCAAGTGCCTGCTCTGTAAAGTGTCGTGAAAGCTTCCGATATGCTGGGTCCTTGGGTGCTCTCCAGTGTGGTACTTGGCAGCCCAAGAGAAGGGAAGATACCGGGTCAGGATATTTGAGAGAAGGCATGAATCAGAGTTGGGAAGCACAGAAGTGAGAGCAAGGAGGGAGCACTTGTAAGCAGAGCGGGGGACCAGCCTCAGCAACAAACCCAGGCTCCTGCAGCATGAAGGCGTCTGGCCTGCACCCCAGTTAACTGAATACCCAGGGGCTGCAGACATTTGAGAAGTTGCTTTGGCTAAGGGGTGTATTCATCCCATCTGCTCCATCAGTATATGTATAGTGCCTAGACTAGGCCAGAGACTAAGGGTTTCCACAGGTTTCTTCACTTGAGAAGCATCTGTTTGAACTGGCGCCCCCGAGCCAGGGCCAGGTAGGGGCTCGAGACGCGCCTGGAGCCCTGGAGTCTTCAGAGGCTCCAGCTCAGTCCTGGAGGGCAGACCTGCTGCAGACCGGCCTGGCAGAAGCTCCACTGACGGTAGGAGGTAGAGATAAGCGCAAGGAGACAGCTTCCTGCCAAAGACTCGGGGACGAGCGGCCAGGAGGCCAGCATGCTGTGGAGGGAAGCTGGATGTACTGGAAAGCAAGTTTAAAGTAGTGAATGTCTGCTCAACTCAGAGTCCTCGAAGGGCTTCCGGTTTTCTGAGGGACACTTCGTTCCTGTACTGCTTACTCGGAGAGGCCCTTGATAAGTGATAAATCATTTATATATGGGTCTGAGGGAcaggatgatgatggtggtgactaGAGGAGGCAAGCAAGAAAGCTTCTCGTAGGTTCCTTGATAAAGGGCAAACGGCCTTCTCATCCCTGGTGTCACCAGCTCAGCTATGATTGTTGGGAATAAGACAACAATAAAAGCCTGGATAAAGTTTGACCTAAGAAGACCTTGATTTGATTCTTGGCTCCATCTCTTACTAGAAGTGGCACCTTGGACCAGTTGTTTCACCTCTCTGAAGCTCAGATTACTTAGATGTCAAGGGGAGAAGGTCACCCCTAAGTAGCACAAGGCCTAAATGTGCTTGGCACATAGAAagccttccttccttctattcTGTCCTTGACTAGAGGTGGGGGCGGTCCCTGGAGCAGGTTAGGGGTAATATTGCTTAAAGGGTAATTTTATAAATAGCCTCTGGTCCACACTAGTGTCCGAAAGGTGGTTAAGAAGGGGTACAATGGGACTGTTACAATTCAGTATTGCtgaactctctcttttttttttaggttttaaaaaattatttttaattgaaggacaattgctttacaatattgtgttggtttctgccatacatcaacatgaatcttgcTGAACTGTCTTGCAGAGTTGTGTTAATGTCATGAGCAACCTTCCCCTTACTTCATCTttccagaaaagatgcttggctTGAGCCTGTTTGGCTTGAGCATGCCCTAGGATGAGCAGGTTGAGATTAGAAACAATAGCACAGGGAAGGGGGGTCACCCTAAGAGCTGGTAGGAAGTGGTAGTCTGGGTCTGCTGGTCAGTGAGTCCTCAGGAAGCTTCCAGAGCAAACTGCACAGGGCGTCCCTGGGGCAGTCATGTGCTGCACCCATCATACACTCCGAGCTGCGCATGAAGAGTCTGCTGTACCAGAGAGCAGTCACCCTGACAGGTGACCACACACTTGTCCCCACCCTCATGTTCCTAGGGGAGCAGGAAAAGATGTCTTTGAATACCACTCACCAGCATTTGGGCTGCCCAGAAACAGCACTTACCTTTCTCAGGACAAGCTCACCCCCAAATGGCCTCACCCCCAGTTGGCAGTATCTGAAACTTAGGCTGCCATCTATCTCACTCCAAAAAATGACCAGAAACAGGCCTCCCAGAACACAGTCGTCTTGGAAGGTCCCACTTTGTTTTTTACATAGGAGGAAGGCCCTTCTCTTCATCACTTCCAGAGCTAGAATTTGGAAAGTGGGGGCATGGAGTTGAGGAAAGAAACGAGGAGATTCCAGGCCTAGGTTCTATCCTCACTttgccacttcctagctgtgtggccttgggcaggtcaggtagcctctctgagcctctgctttcTCATTAACAAGACAAAAGGGTTGATCTTGGAATTTCAGGGTTGTGCCCCAGGGCTAATTAATTGAAAATGGCTGTTGAAAAGGAGTTCAAAGTCTTGTTCAGGTGCAGAGGGGGAAGAATGCTGAGAGACACACTTCAAGGGCCACAAACTGCCATCTGGACCAAATCATTTGAAAATCCCTTTCAAACAGTCTAGCAAACTGTCAGTTGCTTGGCCAAATCTACTCATGGTCATATCTTCATTAGGGccaaatagtattttaaaatgcttaaattaGTTGGCAAAGTTGTAGAATTACGGAAATTTCACATTAAAGGTACTCACATGGCATGTTTTGACTGGATGGGAGTTACAGCTATCCCTTTTCACACTGGGACAGGCACCATCTTTAATGCTGCACCTATTTGTTACCTGCCTGACCGTGGCagcctctgtgctgtgctgctgtgctaagtcacttcagtcgtgtccgactctgtacaaccctatggactgtagcccaccaggctcctctgtccatgggattttccaagccagaatactggagcgagttaccatgcccttctccaggggatcttcccgacccaagcaTCGAACCGgcgtctcttaagtcttctccattggcagacgggttctttaccactagcaccacctgggaaggaggctgagatggtaaaaactctgcctgcaatgcaggagacacgggttcaacccctgggtcgggaagaccccctggagaaggaaatggcaacctgctccagtagtctggcctggagaatcccaaggacagaggagcctggtgggctacagtctgtggggtcacaaagagtcagacacgactgagtgagtaacacgcACATAATACTGAATGAGATCTTCAAACAGCTTTGAAGGCATTGATAGAAACCATTCAAAATGAATGCATACTAGAACTGTCCCTTTTCACACCAGAACACCATTTTTAACTGCTTCACCCATTTGCTACCTGCCTGGCCCCGGGAGCCACTATGGCCCTGTCCTAATaccctccttctctcttttctgcaTTTTTCCACCTCCTGCTCCTGCCTCTACCTTCCCAACCAGACCACACACTTGCCTTCATCGGGGGCATTCTCATCCCACACAGACCACATCTGGACACTGAAGAAAGGCGCCCAGCAGGCGATATAGGCCAGCACAATGACGAAGGTCATCTTCACAGTTCGGATCTTGGCCCGTGAGATGGCGCTGACGCTGCTAACCCGGGACGGCAGCCCCCGCGGGGCTGCCACCGGCCCACGAGCGGAGGGCCTGTTCCCAGTGCCCCAGCTCCCTCCTTCAGCCTGCCCAGCCTCCGTCTTGACTTTGAGGTTCCTGCAGATCTCGTGGCAGATGAGGCCATAGCAGGCTGTGAGCATGGCCACTGGCAGGATGAAGATGGCCAGGGTGGTCCAGGTGATGTAGGCCCGTGGCCCCCAAGGGAAGCGGAAGTCTGCCCAGCAGTCCAGCACTCCAGAGCCCTGGATCACCTCTCGTATGGAAAAAATGAAGACTTGAGGGAGGCTGAGGACTGCCGCCAGAAGCCAGGGCGCTGCGATGAGCGGGTAGGTGGACCGGCTGGGCTGCTGGAGGCTGCGCAGGGGGTGACAGACGGCCAGGTAGCGGTCCAGCGTCATGGCCAGCAGCATGTAGGTGGAGGCAAACATGCTCAGCACCTGCAGGTACTTGACGGCCCGGCAGAGCGGGTCGGGGCCCCGGAAGCGGTAGGTGATGTCCCACAGCAGCTGGGGCAGCACCTGGAAGAGCGCCACGCCCAGGTCGGTCAGGGCCAGGTGCAGCACGAACACCTGCATGCGGGAGCGCTTGCGGACCGGCTGCCCCACCGTCAGGAGCACCGTCAGGTTGCCCCCTGTCGCCAGCGCCAGGACAGTGGCCAGGACGCCGATCTCCACCTTGGCCAGCTCCTCATCCCGGCCCAGCCAGGGTGTGGTGGCGTTGGCAGCAGAGAGGGTGCTCCCCGGGGTAGGAGCAGCCGTCCACGGAGGCCTGGAATCCATGGTggaagtttgctgggagaaaaacGCGCGAGGAGGCGGGGATGGACGCAGAGTGTGAGCGCAAATAGAGAGGCCGGAGGAATGAGACGGAGTGGACAGGAGGAGGTTAAAGATGGAAGAAAGGGGAAGGGTGGGATGACCAGAAGGAGGCTGAGACTGTGTGGCAGGAGTTAAGAGGGCAGGGATGGAGAGGATGAGGTAAGGAAGAAGATGCTgagcccagagaggggagggggaaccCAGGAGCGAAGGGAAGCAAGCGTCAGGGAGCCgaggaggcaggaagggcagAATGGGCCAGGCTGTGCAAGGCGAGCCTTCTGGAAGGGTAAGAAGGCTGGGGGAGCTGGCACCACTCCCCAATGCACCTCAAATCTACTTTCTCAAAACTTTCCTGGAAGCGGGAAGCGGGTGCCCCTAAACCTGTTTGCAGGAGCGCTCCTGGGCAGAGGAATCGCTGGAAAACGCCGCTGAGCCCATACGCCCCGGCTGGCGGCTCTGCTCCAGCAGGCTTTATGCGCTCGCATCCGAGAGCAGCGGCCCCTGCGCGCCGCGTGGCTCCTGCCGGGGAGGGCGGAGTGACACCCATAAGCGACCAACCGCGGGGCCCAGAGAAGCTGGCTGGGTGGGGATTCGAGGGAGGGCCCGGGAGGAGGGACAGAGGGGCAGGTGGACCCCGGACAGACAGGGAGCCAGAGAAGCGGACGGCGTGACGAGCGCTCAGCGGCCGGCGGGGCCCGCGGACAGACAATCTCCCCTTGGCTCGCGCCTGGAACCGTCGGACTGTCTCCCGAGACCGGTGCGCGCCCAGCGGATGGGTGGTGGGCGCCCACCTACCGGGCACCCCGAGGCCGGCGGCCCTGGGGGGGGGTGTCCCTGTCCCCTAGGTAGTCCCCCAAGGGTGACCAGGTGGGCGAGGCAGCGCCCCAGACGGAGCCCTGGGCCGTCGGCGGTGTCGTCTGACTGCAGGCTTGTGTGGAAACTTGGAGCCTTAAAGGCGGGAAGAAAATAAAGGCGAAGCTGTGGGTGGAGAGGAGGCAGCGGCGGAGAGAGCGCAGTGGGACGAGTCGGTGCTGGGGTCAAGGGGAGGGCTTTCCTGAGTCTTTCATCAGCGGTCACCTCAAGGCAGTTAACCACTCTGGGAGGTAGAAAACGGAGGTGGTGGAAGTTACAGGATTCGCTCTAGAAAATCACAGAACTAGTGAAGCAGTGGAGGCAGGACTAGACC
This genomic interval carries:
- the AVPR1B gene encoding vasopressin V1b receptor, with translation MDSRPPWTAAPTPGSTLSAANATTPWLGRDEELAKVEIGVLATVLALATGGNLTVLLTVGQPVRKRSRMQVFVLHLALTDLGVALFQVLPQLLWDITYRFRGPDPLCRAVKYLQVLSMFASTYMLLAMTLDRYLAVCHPLRSLQQPSRSTYPLIAAPWLLAAVLSLPQVFIFSIREVIQGSGVLDCWADFRFPWGPRAYITWTTLAIFILPVAMLTACYGLICHEICRNLKVKTEAGQAEGGSWGTGNRPSARGPVAAPRGLPSRVSSVSAISRAKIRTVKMTFVIVLAYIACWAPFFSVQMWSVWDENAPDEDSTNVAFTISMLLGNLSSCCNPWIYMGFNSHLWLHALRRLACCGGPGPRMRRRLSNGSLSSRHATLLTRSSGPPARGLSPGLSRRPGPKDSLRGAEQVEGDAATETSIF